The Flavobacteriales bacterium genome includes a region encoding these proteins:
- a CDS encoding c-type cytochrome: MKIKISIALLSAMILFYASCKDKDVIIGEESPTPYTLETGNFPAPLINADNPLTVEGVALGRMLFYETMLSKDGSQACASCHIQKFAFSDTSRFSLGVRHLPGKRQAMGVFNMAWNTNEFFWDGRAHLLRDQSLKPIQDALEMDETLENVIAKLSASNVYPEKFKAAFGTSTINEKLISLALEQFMNSIVSNNSKYDAFLKDSTVFTESEKRGYVLFNTEYNEFFPDKSGADCAHCHGGYNFENDLYANNGLDNNANFKDSGRYKVTREVKDIAAFKIPSLRNIALTAPYMHDGRFKTLDEVVNHYNSEIKESNSLDQALRATANTGLRLTEQDKMDLVAFLKTLSDNSLTTDRKYSSPF; the protein is encoded by the coding sequence ATGAAGATTAAAATTTCAATTGCACTTCTATCTGCCATGATTTTATTTTACGCGTCGTGTAAAGACAAAGATGTGATTATTGGCGAGGAGTCGCCAACCCCATACACCCTCGAAACTGGAAATTTTCCAGCACCTCTAATCAATGCTGATAATCCATTGACTGTGGAGGGTGTTGCACTTGGCAGAATGCTTTTTTATGAAACCATGCTTTCAAAAGATGGAAGCCAAGCATGTGCAAGTTGTCACATTCAAAAATTTGCATTTAGCGATACGAGCCGTTTTTCGTTGGGTGTAAGGCATTTGCCCGGCAAACGGCAGGCTATGGGTGTATTTAATATGGCTTGGAATACCAACGAATTTTTTTGGGATGGAAGAGCCCATTTGCTTCGAGATCAATCGCTTAAACCCATTCAAGACGCATTGGAAATGGACGAAACTTTAGAAAATGTAATTGCCAAACTGAGTGCCTCCAATGTTTATCCCGAAAAATTCAAAGCTGCTTTTGGTACTTCAACCATTAACGAAAAATTAATTTCACTGGCTTTAGAACAGTTTATGAACAGCATTGTTTCTAACAACTCAAAATATGATGCTTTTTTAAAAGACTCAACCGTTTTTACCGAAAGTGAGAAACGTGGTTATGTGCTTTTTAACACAGAATACAACGAGTTTTTTCCCGACAAAAGCGGAGCAGATTGTGCTCATTGCCATGGAGGATACAATTTTGAAAACGATTTATATGCCAATAATGGTTTAGACAACAATGCTAATTTTAAGGATTCGGGAAGATACAAGGTTACGCGAGAAGTAAAGGATATTGCAGCATTTAAAATACCAAGTTTGCGAAATATTGCTCTAACTGCTCCCTATATGCACGATGGTCGTTTTAAGACATTAGACGAGGTAGTTAATCATTACAATTCAGAAATCAAAGAATCAAACTCGCTCGATCAAGCCCTTAGAGCCACTGCAAACACAGGATTGCGACTTACCGAACAAGATAAAATGGATTTAGTAGCCTTTTTAAAAACGTTGAGTGATAATAGCCTTACAACAGACCGTAAATATTCTTCACCGTTTTAA